The following proteins come from a genomic window of Candidatus Neomarinimicrobiota bacterium:
- a CDS encoding Rrf2 family transcriptional regulator produces the protein MLKLTRKAEYALMAMRHMRSSDPGNVSSAKEISERYHLPHPLLAKIMQELAKKRILKPFQGARGGYMLETDVENMSLREFFERLEGPLGIMDCHFDSNCSVLENCNIRSPIERINVSMRNMLDNMTVYDITR, from the coding sequence ATGCTTAAACTAACGAGAAAAGCCGAATATGCCCTCATGGCTATGAGACACATGCGATCCTCTGATCCCGGGAATGTGAGCAGTGCCAAGGAGATTTCCGAGCGTTACCATCTCCCCCATCCCCTTCTCGCGAAGATCATGCAGGAACTGGCCAAGAAGAGGATTTTGAAGCCTTTTCAAGGCGCCCGGGGGGGCTATATGCTGGAGACCGATGTGGAGAACATGAGCCTGAGAGAGTTCTTCGAAAGACTGGAAGGACCCCTGGGGATTATGGATTGCCATTTCGACTCGAATTGTTCAGTCCTTGAGAACTGCAATATTCGCTCCCCTATCGAGCGTATTAACGTCAGCATGAGAAACATGCTGGATAATATGACCGTTTACGACATAACCCGGTGA
- a CDS encoding IS1 family transposase translates to MNQLKDEKKLAVLSGLVEGNSVLSVSRMTGVHKTTILSFLGRIGKGCEQLLDERMRNLECRSLQVDEIWCFVGKKQSHLTKEEKRNRRDLGDQYVFVALDAETKLVPLFEIGKRDKETTLRFMFDLEKRLTNHVQLTTDAFTPYPEAIDEAFGRDIDYAQLHKSFAGNGERRYSPPSIVAVFHLIMQGHPQRKYISTSHVERQNLTMRMQMRRFTRLTNGFSKKLDNLRYAVALHFAYYNFCRIHKTLRCTPAMKAGVTQRLWGLKDLLVWEEEYSKQN, encoded by the coding sequence ATGAACCAATTAAAAGATGAAAAGAAATTAGCCGTGTTATCTGGCCTTGTTGAAGGGAATAGCGTGTTAAGCGTAAGCAGAATGACAGGTGTTCATAAAACTACAATCCTCAGTTTTCTTGGGCGAATTGGCAAAGGTTGTGAACAACTACTCGACGAGCGAATGAGAAATCTTGAATGTCGGTCACTTCAGGTAGATGAAATCTGGTGTTTTGTGGGAAAGAAACAGTCCCATTTAACTAAAGAAGAAAAACGAAATCGTAGAGATTTGGGAGACCAATACGTCTTTGTGGCGTTGGATGCTGAGACAAAGCTTGTCCCTCTATTTGAGATAGGAAAACGTGACAAGGAAACAACACTCAGATTTATGTTTGACCTTGAAAAACGTTTAACAAATCATGTCCAATTAACAACTGACGCTTTCACTCCTTACCCTGAGGCTATAGATGAAGCGTTTGGACGCGATATTGACTATGCTCAATTGCACAAAAGTTTTGCAGGAAATGGGGAGAGACGTTACAGTCCACCAAGCATAGTGGCTGTCTTCCATCTTATCATGCAAGGGCATCCACAGCGAAAATATATATCAACTTCTCACGTAGAAAGACAGAACCTAACAATGAGAATGCAAATGAGAAGATTTACGCGACTGACAAACGGATTCAGCAAGAAATTGGACAATCTTAGATATGCTGTCGCACTTCACTTTGCTTACTACAATTTCTGTCGCATACATAAAACGCTTAGATGCACTCCAGCAATGAAAGCCGGTGTTACACAAAGACTGTGGGGATTAAAGGATTTGCTTGTATGGGAAGAGGAGTATTCTAAACAGAATTGA
- a CDS encoding iron-sulfur cluster assembly protein, with product MKVREEQVIDVLKQCYDPEIPIDLWNLGLIYDVKIDESAGGESSNVDILMSLTTPGCGMGGYMAEDIMNKVESIPGVSQADVKITFEPRWTPEMMSDEARARLGFGNDLSRQSQSPGQVRDEEDDWA from the coding sequence GTGAAAGTGCGAGAAGAACAGGTCATCGATGTCCTGAAACAATGTTACGATCCTGAGATCCCCATCGATCTTTGGAATCTGGGTCTCATCTACGACGTGAAAATTGATGAGAGTGCCGGAGGAGAAAGTTCAAATGTAGATATTCTGATGTCCCTGACGACCCCCGGCTGCGGAATGGGTGGCTACATGGCGGAAGATATTATGAACAAGGTGGAATCGATTCCGGGAGTGTCCCAAGCAGATGTGAAAATAACGTTTGAACCGCGCTGGACCCCTGAAATGATGAGCGATGAAGCGAGAGCAAGACTGGGATTCGGCAATGATCTGTCGAGACAGTCCCAGTCTCCCGGTCAAGTCCGAGATGAAGAAGATGACTGGGCATAG
- a CDS encoding IscS subfamily cysteine desulfurase encodes MNTEKRVYLDYHSTTPVDPRVREAMIPYFTDKFGNAASRNHSFGWEAEEAVDRSRRTIADELNAKSKEIVFTSGATESINLAIKGLCETYERKGKHIVTQMTEHKAVLDTCEVMKRRGWEVDCLPVEKEGRVDPNRVNDAIRDETVLVSIMHANNEIGTLNPISEIGKICRDHNVFFFVDAAQSFGKLPIDIEELGIDLLAASGHKIYGPKGIGFLYVRGRHPRVNLSSQIDGGGHERGMRSGTLAVPLIVGMSMAAKVSKSERDEENRRSKTLRDRLMEGILESLPGTVVNGSMEYRLPHNLNVAFPEVEAESLLMGMGDIACSTGSACTSATLEPSHVIKALGVSEEMAHSSVRFSVGRFTTEEDIDYAITKITATVEKLRQVVPHWQN; translated from the coding sequence ATGAACACTGAAAAGAGGGTCTATCTTGACTACCATTCCACTACCCCGGTTGATCCGAGGGTACGGGAGGCCATGATACCCTATTTCACAGACAAATTTGGAAATGCTGCAAGCCGGAATCACTCTTTCGGCTGGGAAGCGGAAGAAGCTGTGGACAGGTCCCGCAGGACCATAGCGGATGAACTGAATGCAAAAAGTAAGGAGATCGTTTTCACGAGTGGTGCCACGGAATCGATTAACCTTGCCATAAAAGGTCTTTGCGAAACATACGAACGAAAGGGCAAGCACATCGTGACCCAGATGACGGAACATAAGGCGGTACTCGATACTTGCGAGGTAATGAAAAGGCGTGGCTGGGAGGTCGATTGTCTTCCTGTTGAGAAAGAAGGACGGGTGGATCCCAACCGCGTGAACGATGCCATCCGCGATGAGACGGTGCTGGTTTCCATCATGCATGCCAACAATGAGATTGGCACCCTAAATCCTATTTCTGAGATCGGAAAGATTTGTAGGGACCACAATGTCTTTTTTTTCGTCGATGCTGCACAATCCTTCGGAAAATTACCCATTGATATAGAGGAACTGGGAATCGACCTTCTCGCCGCTTCAGGCCACAAGATTTACGGACCCAAAGGGATCGGTTTTCTCTACGTGAGGGGAAGACATCCCAGGGTCAACCTGTCCAGCCAGATCGACGGCGGTGGTCACGAGCGTGGCATGCGGTCCGGAACGCTGGCAGTACCCTTGATCGTCGGAATGTCAATGGCAGCGAAAGTCAGCAAATCCGAGCGGGATGAGGAGAACAGAAGATCGAAAACGCTCAGAGACCGGCTGATGGAGGGTATTCTTGAATCTCTGCCCGGTACCGTTGTCAATGGGAGTATGGAATACCGCCTCCCTCACAATTTGAACGTGGCCTTTCCAGAGGTTGAGGCCGAATCGTTGCTCATGGGGATGGGCGATATCGCGTGCTCTACCGGTTCCGCCTGTACCAGTGCAACGCTTGAGCCATCTCACGTCATCAAAGCACTGGGGGTGAGTGAGGAAATGGCCCATTCGTCTGTCCGTTTTTCGGTGGGCAGATTCACCACCGAAGAAGACATTGACTACGCCATCACGAAGATAACGGCGACGGTGGAAAAACTGAGACAGGTGGTTCCCCACTGGCAGAATTGA
- a CDS encoding DUF2480 family protein: MDTIFFEQFLDGGILKEESFRASVDAIDWSQYRDKKVMIKGCSDVPVPTWAYLVITARLAQYAGRIVYGEPCSAVRIFTRDGKR, encoded by the coding sequence ATGGACACGATTTTCTTCGAGCAGTTTCTGGACGGAGGCATCCTCAAGGAAGAATCGTTCCGCGCATCCGTGGATGCCATAGACTGGTCACAGTACAGGGATAAGAAGGTCATGATCAAAGGATGTTCGGATGTACCGGTTCCTACCTGGGCATATCTCGTCATTACTGCCAGGCTGGCCCAGTATGCGGGCCGTATTGTCTATGGAGAACCGTGCTCGGCCGTGAGGATCTTCACGAGAGACGGGAAGCGGTAA
- a CDS encoding (Fe-S)-binding protein yields the protein MTLPVPERVLLSILTIATLALLFYEIWRRLQIVNKGTGQWPVDRPGQRLVRVFKEVILHERVIGGRVWPGIMHGFVFWGFIVFAVITLDHFAAGLGYPLLTEKSRHLYSLVAIPVAVLVSLGILALAFRRFVSRPEPLGKLSPSSGLVAIFIFLLMATYLYGETNPPSLASRVNWWIHAVTILVFLIVIPRSKHLHLVFAPFNIFFRPFHTPDHGTVKVDLEASEDELDDMLEGLTRLSRNQTLDVFSCVECGRCTEVCPANRGGGLLDPKHHFILDLRKPLIDSGDVAVMDQIDVEAGWECTTCQACTYACPVGNQVEKADEIRKIQVLVEGNVPQEYQKLFINLQETGNTEGATRSPLAERLSPYTPDAEYLLWLGCFARYEMDPNFTKAVNNFIKILDAAGVSYGVLKDEWCSGDPANRLGEKMTYQLLMEHNLKQLSQAKKVATLCPHCLVNLDTEYRKYAPVSYSVEHHTQVIDSLIQKSRIRVKPGNNERMTFHDPCYLARVAEEVRAPRRVVGAVASNTFELEEHGRKTLCCGAGGGLWWKKEGTGRTHLVRAQQIVDSGCDTVITGCNFCYGMFNQGLGPLTPEGSKPVRVKDVADIVAENLA from the coding sequence GTGACCCTTCCCGTTCCTGAACGCGTTCTTCTTTCCATCCTCACAATCGCCACCCTCGCATTGTTATTCTACGAAATCTGGCGTCGCCTCCAAATTGTAAACAAAGGAACTGGTCAGTGGCCCGTTGATCGCCCAGGTCAACGTCTTGTACGGGTGTTCAAGGAAGTTATCCTCCATGAACGGGTCATAGGAGGAAGGGTGTGGCCGGGGATTATGCATGGATTTGTCTTCTGGGGATTCATCGTGTTCGCCGTGATTACTCTCGATCATTTTGCTGCGGGCCTCGGATACCCCCTTCTAACGGAGAAAAGCCGCCACCTCTATTCTCTTGTCGCTATCCCCGTGGCGGTTCTTGTCTCCCTGGGTATTCTGGCTCTCGCGTTCCGTCGCTTTGTCTCAAGACCCGAACCCCTCGGGAAACTTTCCCCCTCCTCCGGCCTGGTGGCCATTTTCATATTTCTCCTCATGGCTACCTATCTTTATGGAGAGACAAATCCTCCTTCCCTTGCTTCAAGGGTGAACTGGTGGATACATGCCGTCACCATCCTTGTGTTCCTTATTGTCATTCCCCGGTCAAAGCATCTCCATCTGGTATTTGCCCCTTTCAACATTTTCTTCCGTCCCTTCCATACGCCCGACCATGGCACCGTCAAGGTTGACCTGGAGGCAAGTGAGGACGAACTGGATGACATGCTGGAGGGACTTACCCGCCTCTCACGGAATCAGACACTGGATGTTTTTTCCTGCGTCGAGTGCGGCCGCTGTACGGAAGTCTGTCCCGCCAACCGGGGGGGAGGACTCCTCGATCCAAAGCACCATTTTATCCTCGATCTCAGGAAACCTCTGATCGACTCGGGAGACGTGGCCGTTATGGATCAGATCGATGTGGAAGCAGGATGGGAATGTACCACCTGTCAAGCATGTACCTATGCCTGCCCCGTGGGCAATCAGGTGGAGAAAGCGGATGAAATCCGCAAGATCCAGGTTCTAGTTGAGGGTAATGTGCCACAAGAATACCAGAAACTTTTCATAAACCTTCAGGAAACCGGCAACACGGAAGGGGCCACACGGAGTCCGCTGGCCGAAAGACTTTCTCCGTACACCCCAGATGCGGAATACCTCCTCTGGCTCGGATGCTTCGCCAGGTACGAGATGGATCCCAACTTCACCAAGGCCGTGAACAATTTCATAAAGATTCTGGACGCGGCAGGTGTCTCATACGGAGTACTCAAAGACGAATGGTGCTCGGGAGATCCCGCCAACCGCCTTGGGGAAAAAATGACTTATCAACTCCTCATGGAGCACAACCTGAAGCAACTGTCACAGGCCAAAAAAGTGGCCACATTATGTCCCCACTGTCTCGTGAATCTTGACACGGAATACCGCAAGTATGCCCCTGTGAGCTATTCCGTGGAGCATCACACGCAGGTCATCGATTCTCTCATCCAGAAAAGTCGAATACGAGTGAAACCGGGAAATAACGAACGAATGACCTTTCACGATCCGTGCTACCTCGCCCGGGTGGCGGAAGAGGTTCGTGCACCCCGGAGGGTGGTGGGAGCGGTTGCCTCAAACACATTTGAATTGGAGGAACACGGCAGGAAAACGCTCTGCTGCGGTGCCGGAGGCGGCCTCTGGTGGAAAAAGGAAGGCACCGGGAGAACCCACCTGGTACGCGCTCAGCAAATTGTCGACTCAGGTTGCGACACGGTGATCACGGGATGCAATTTTTGTTACGGAATGTTCAATCAGGGTCTCGGTCCGTTAACCCCTGAAGGTTCGAAGCCCGTCCGGGTGAAGGATGTTGCCGATATAGTCGCGGAAAATCTTGCCTGA
- a CDS encoding iron-sulfur cluster assembly accessory protein, with amino-acid sequence MEEMKSGILEGVTLTEQAAQRLLAIKMDKDGDYLRASVTGGGCSGLNYNLDWDTEVGEFDKVFSMHGLDVVVNLKSLLYLKGMEIDFSTDLLSGGFTFNNPNARRTCGCGTSFSV; translated from the coding sequence ATGGAAGAGATGAAGAGCGGGATTCTTGAAGGAGTCACATTAACCGAACAAGCTGCGCAGCGGCTGCTGGCGATCAAGATGGACAAGGATGGTGACTATCTTCGGGCTTCAGTGACGGGAGGGGGATGCTCGGGTTTGAATTACAACCTGGACTGGGATACAGAAGTCGGAGAGTTTGACAAGGTCTTCAGCATGCACGGCCTGGATGTTGTGGTTAACCTCAAATCACTGCTCTATTTGAAGGGAATGGAGATTGACTTTTCCACCGATTTGCTTTCGGGTGGATTCACTTTCAATAATCCCAACGCCCGAAGAACGTGTGGTTGCGGCACCTCTTTCTCTGTGTAA
- a CDS encoding dCMP deaminase family protein, translating to MTSPDDRVSWNRYFMNIAQEVASRSTCDRKHVGAVIVRDKTILSTGYNGSIRGLPHCEEAGHEMDDGHCVRTIHAEANAIVQAARNGININKSEIYVSASPCYDCFKMIANSGIEKIYYGEFYRDERIKTRATELGMELTHFPE from the coding sequence ATGACATCCCCAGATGATCGTGTCAGCTGGAACCGTTATTTCATGAATATTGCACAGGAAGTGGCGTCACGCTCTACCTGCGATCGAAAGCACGTGGGAGCAGTCATCGTGCGAGATAAGACCATCTTATCAACGGGCTATAACGGCAGTATTCGCGGACTTCCCCACTGTGAAGAGGCAGGACACGAGATGGATGACGGCCATTGCGTTCGAACCATCCACGCCGAAGCAAATGCCATTGTCCAGGCAGCGAGAAACGGAATCAACATCAACAAGAGCGAAATCTACGTATCGGCCAGCCCCTGCTATGATTGCTTCAAGATGATAGCCAATTCGGGAATCGAAAAGATTTACTACGGCGAATTTTACCGGGACGAGCGTATCAAAACACGCGCAACCGAGCTGGGAATGGAGTTAACCCATTTCCCCGAATAG
- a CDS encoding electron transfer flavoprotein subunit beta/FixA family protein has product MKICVLIKQVPSADSPLRLNDAGSWIQEENVTFTTNESDAYALEEALQIKEREGEGEVVVASLGPDRVQRAIREALSKGADRGIHIQEAFPYITDPLVSATLFASVLRDEEFHLILSGLQSDDLGMAQTGVILGQLLGMSTATLAVAVELQGSSVRVKRELESGWFQWVTMDLPASVTVQSGINTPRYPSLKGIMGAKKKEIRAVAKQDLVENDRPLQKFTRIYVPRKTKRTEMIEGEPGEVVVKLVDVLKRNVKVL; this is encoded by the coding sequence ATGAAGATATGCGTCTTGATAAAACAGGTGCCCAGCGCAGATTCTCCTCTACGTCTCAACGACGCCGGAAGCTGGATTCAGGAGGAGAATGTCACCTTCACCACGAACGAGAGTGATGCCTACGCCCTGGAAGAAGCTCTCCAGATCAAAGAGAGGGAGGGAGAAGGGGAGGTCGTGGTGGCAAGTCTCGGACCCGACCGGGTTCAAAGAGCAATCCGGGAAGCTCTTTCCAAAGGGGCCGACCGGGGAATTCATATCCAGGAAGCTTTTCCTTACATAACCGATCCTCTGGTCTCTGCGACTCTCTTCGCTTCCGTACTGAGAGACGAGGAGTTTCATCTCATCCTTTCAGGACTTCAGTCAGACGATCTGGGAATGGCTCAAACGGGTGTCATTCTGGGGCAACTTCTCGGCATGTCCACGGCCACCCTGGCGGTCGCCGTTGAGCTCCAGGGCTCTTCCGTACGCGTGAAACGGGAACTGGAATCGGGCTGGTTCCAATGGGTCACGATGGATCTGCCGGCCTCAGTAACCGTACAATCGGGAATCAATACGCCGCGATATCCATCGTTGAAAGGCATCATGGGAGCGAAGAAAAAGGAGATTCGTGCAGTCGCCAAACAAGACCTTGTGGAAAACGATCGGCCTCTCCAGAAATTCACACGGATTTACGTTCCCCGGAAGACGAAAAGGACGGAAATGATCGAAGGAGAACCCGGGGAAGTCGTGGTTAAACTGGTCGATGTTCTGAAACGCAACGTGAAAGTATTGTAA
- a CDS encoding DUF2283 domain-containing protein: protein MKKEQTPIRFDSEADILYINLAKGEYSHSIRLSKTQFSIDPKMDSHMLLDIGEKGDILGVEVQAVSQIVQEEPPVEKGMWEVPLHLLSAFSRNINLNSV, encoded by the coding sequence ATGAAGAAAGAACAAACACCTATCCGCTTTGACTCAGAAGCAGACATTCTATACATCAATTTGGCCAAGGGAGAATACAGCCATAGCATTAGACTTAGTAAGACGCAATTTAGCATAGATCCAAAGATGGATTCTCATATGCTTTTAGATATAGGGGAAAAAGGAGATATACTCGGAGTTGAGGTACAAGCAGTGTCTCAAATCGTTCAAGAAGAGCCTCCGGTTGAAAAGGGCATGTGGGAAGTTCCCCTGCATTTACTATCAGCATTTTCCCGCAACATAAATCTCAATTCTGTTTAG
- a CDS encoding electron transfer flavoprotein subunit alpha/FixB family protein: protein MDILVVAENKNGGIHRMSWEALAAAQSLAKELDLTTALLVMGYEVSGAVETGVSKDVDELLVLRHPLLAHYSADGFSEALNQVIEQESPTYVFMGHTYMVRDFFPKVSGILNIPFFADNVGYRVENHSPVFIKQVFQGKLLADVVPTGDGPLLITFQSATFQADEVTEGSGAPVRDVSIDLDESAIKTHSEEPFQEAAGQVDLSSAELIVAVGRGIGKEENLPLIKKLADVLGAQLAASRPVVDAEWLPSFRQVGSSGQTVSPKLYLALGISGAIQHLVGMKGSQNIVVINKDPNAPFFEIADFGIVADIVEIVPKLTEAIQELKTSG, encoded by the coding sequence ATGGATATTCTGGTAGTGGCTGAGAATAAGAATGGGGGTATCCACCGAATGAGCTGGGAAGCACTGGCGGCCGCTCAGTCCCTGGCCAAGGAGCTTGATCTCACCACGGCGCTCCTTGTGATGGGTTACGAGGTTTCTGGTGCCGTTGAAACGGGTGTGTCGAAAGACGTGGATGAACTTCTGGTCTTGCGACATCCCCTTCTGGCTCACTACTCGGCCGATGGTTTCTCAGAGGCTCTCAACCAGGTCATTGAGCAAGAATCACCCACATACGTCTTCATGGGACACACGTACATGGTGAGGGACTTCTTCCCGAAGGTAAGTGGAATCCTGAACATACCTTTCTTTGCGGACAACGTGGGGTACAGAGTGGAAAATCATTCGCCTGTATTCATCAAACAGGTTTTCCAGGGGAAACTCCTCGCGGATGTTGTACCCACAGGTGACGGTCCCCTCCTTATTACATTTCAATCCGCAACTTTCCAGGCGGACGAGGTGACGGAGGGAAGTGGTGCGCCAGTACGAGATGTATCCATTGACCTGGATGAGTCGGCAATCAAGACTCATTCGGAAGAGCCCTTCCAGGAAGCCGCGGGACAAGTAGATCTCTCAAGTGCAGAACTCATCGTGGCCGTAGGTCGCGGCATCGGGAAGGAAGAAAACCTGCCTCTGATTAAGAAGCTCGCGGATGTTCTCGGCGCCCAGCTCGCCGCCTCCCGACCGGTGGTTGATGCGGAATGGCTTCCTTCCTTCCGGCAGGTGGGGAGCTCCGGACAGACTGTCTCCCCGAAACTCTACCTCGCTCTCGGTATCTCGGGAGCCATACAGCACCTCGTGGGTATGAAGGGATCCCAAAATATTGTTGTGATCAACAAAGATCCCAATGCTCCATTTTTCGAAATTGCCGACTTTGGAATTGTGGCCGATATTGTGGAAATCGTCCCAAAGTTGACGGAAGCGATTCAAGAGCTCAAAACTTCAGGCTGA